A stretch of Chiloscyllium plagiosum isolate BGI_BamShark_2017 chromosome 41, ASM401019v2, whole genome shotgun sequence DNA encodes these proteins:
- the LOC122542722 gene encoding uncharacterized protein LOC122542722, translating to MHLIVCLIILFRYVNSVTVHQTPPSVSKVVSDSVELKCMVEVASNDYMYWYRQYPGKELQLLFYSSTTQYVIPDGTVDGFTAERPSAPVFNLKSSSLQANHSAVYYCAWSLHNVKSETIHQNPAAVSKFPGEGVKLECNVEGSQQKPQTVSLVDLKAAGSSSRQDWTLFAFIQEKNNVKKMYLFLSLMTLLPYVKTARVVQTPSSISRSLGKAVELRCTVKGESSGHMFWYRQYPGKELQLMFYSAGAEIVNEEGAADGFTATRPSGSDFNLESRNLQAHHSAVYYCAWSIHSDSEEIEQLSKTPKDSRKQLSTTSLILSSC from the exons ATGCATCTGATTGTGTGCCTCATAATTTTATTTCGAT ACGTGAACTCAGTGACTGTCCACCAGACTCCCCCATCTGTTTCCAAAGTTGTTAGTGACAGTGTGGAACTGAAGTGCATGGTTGAGGTAGCCAGTAATGATTACATGTACTGGTACAGACAATACCCTGGGAAGGAACTGCAGCTATTGTTTTACTCCAGTACTACACAGTATGTGATTCCAGACGGGACAGTGGACGGTTTCACCGCGGAACGACCAAGTGCTCCTGTGTTCAACCTGAAGTCCTCCAGCCTTCAAGCGAATCATTCAGCTGTGTATTACTGCGCCTGGAGTCTTCACA ATGTGAAATCAGAGACTATCCACCAGAACCCCGCCGCCGTCTCCAAATTTCCCGGAGAGGGAGTGAAACTGGAGTGCAATGTGGAGGGCAGCCAACAAAAACCCCAAACG GTTTCTCTCGTTGATTTGAAAGCAGCTGGTTCCAGTTCCAGACAAGATTGGACTCTGTTCGCGTTCATACAGGAAAAGAATAACGTAAAAAAGATGTATCTCTTTCTGAGCCTCATGACGTTATTGCCAT ACGTGAAGACAGCGAGAGTCGTTCAGACTCCCAGCAGCATCTCCAGGTCCCTCGGCAAGGCAGTGGAGTTGAGGTGCACGGTGAAGGGTGAGAGTAGCGGTCACATGTTCTGGTACAGACAATACCCGGGAAAGGAGCTGCAGCTGATGTTTTATTCTGCAGGTGCAGAAATTGTGAATGAAGAAGGAGCGGCGGACGGTTTCACCGCCACACGACCGAGTGGCTCTGACTTTAACCTGGAGTCTCGCAACCTGCAGGCGCATCACTCGGCTGTTTATTACTGTGCCTGGAGTATTCACAGTGACTCAGAAGAGATAGAGCAGCTCAGCAAAACCCCCAAAGACAGCAGGAAGCAGCTGTCAACGACATCACTCATACTTTCGTCCTGTTGA